Proteins from a genomic interval of Rhodococcus rhodochrous:
- a CDS encoding alpha/beta hydrolase gives MSSTGMVNGVLGIPLTTPTATAVFAILAVIGLIVLLVRRYRAWFVRGVPLAVAAALGMTAVAALLIEKVWKPFPDRLPWAVYGWAAVALLAVSLLIGRWFVRHRDRARPLVATALVVSAVLVVISAAGRIDAVYDAYPTVRAVLGISDYRTVPFDDPSLRASRTAPVEGWSAPDDLPAAGAVTSVTIPGAVSGFRAREAHVYLPPAYFSDPRPELPVLVLLAGQPGSPEDWLVGGHLSSTMDAYAAQHHGLAPVVVLADGTGGQFDNPLCVDSHLGNVATYLAVDVPAWVRDDLQVDDDPQARAVGGLSYGGTCALQLATTRPDVYPTFLDMSGQAEPTTGDRASTIRDVFGGDAEAFARNNPADLLARNRYPDSAGAFVVGLDDSEYRAGVEQLVSAARDAGMDVHLTELPGTHSFALWAAGLEKELPWLAQRLGLGN, from the coding sequence ATGTCCTCGACCGGGATGGTGAACGGAGTGCTGGGGATACCGCTCACCACTCCCACGGCGACCGCGGTGTTCGCGATCCTCGCGGTCATCGGCCTGATCGTGTTGCTCGTCCGCCGCTACCGGGCGTGGTTCGTACGCGGAGTGCCCCTCGCAGTAGCGGCCGCCCTCGGTATGACGGCGGTGGCCGCGCTCCTGATCGAGAAGGTGTGGAAGCCCTTCCCGGATCGACTGCCATGGGCGGTGTACGGGTGGGCGGCAGTGGCACTGCTCGCCGTCTCCCTGCTGATCGGACGATGGTTCGTGCGACATCGCGACCGGGCCCGGCCACTCGTCGCGACGGCACTCGTGGTGTCGGCGGTTCTCGTCGTGATCTCCGCCGCGGGCCGGATCGACGCGGTCTACGACGCCTATCCCACCGTTCGGGCTGTACTCGGCATCAGCGACTACCGGACCGTCCCCTTCGACGATCCCTCCCTCCGGGCATCGCGGACCGCGCCGGTGGAGGGCTGGTCGGCCCCGGACGACCTGCCTGCGGCCGGTGCGGTCACCTCTGTGACGATTCCCGGAGCGGTCTCCGGATTCCGGGCGCGGGAAGCCCACGTCTACCTCCCGCCGGCCTACTTCTCGGATCCACGACCGGAACTTCCGGTGCTGGTACTGCTCGCCGGACAGCCCGGCAGTCCGGAGGACTGGCTCGTGGGCGGACATCTTTCGTCCACCATGGACGCCTATGCCGCGCAGCATCACGGCCTGGCGCCGGTCGTCGTGCTCGCGGACGGCACCGGAGGTCAGTTCGACAACCCCTTGTGCGTCGACTCGCATCTCGGCAACGTGGCGACCTATCTGGCTGTCGACGTTCCGGCATGGGTACGGGACGACCTGCAGGTCGACGACGATCCCCAGGCACGGGCCGTGGGCGGTCTCTCGTACGGCGGAACGTGCGCACTGCAACTCGCGACCACCCGGCCGGACGTCTACCCGACCTTCCTGGACATGTCGGGGCAGGCCGAGCCGACCACAGGTGACCGCGCTTCGACGATCCGGGACGTGTTCGGCGGTGATGCGGAAGCATTCGCGCGCAACAATCCTGCCGACCTGCTCGCACGCAATCGGTATCCCGATTCCGCCGGTGCTTTCGTGGTGGGACTCGACGATTCCGAATACCGTGCCGGGGTGGAACAACTCGTCTCCGCAGCGCGGGATGCGGGGATGGACGTCCACCTCACCGAACTGCCGGGGACCCACAGTTTCGCCCTGTGGGCCGCAGGGCTCGAGAAGGAGTTGCCATGGCTCGCACAACGGCTCGGGCTCGGCAACTGA
- a CDS encoding DUF2156 domain-containing protein, translating into MARTTARARQLMSRAGAAILRAPVSCGLLVLIWFLAVTTGSTQSGPPRATASEVSLGIPNIADGHLWTLWTSGLFASGLGEYVLGSIAILAVAVPVERRIGSRRFTLAALVAQGLGATLALLVAHVASLVPNVWGRELHTHLTEDPVAWVLGVLLASTAAMGTLWRRRIRTLLLVFLVTAALFAGHLQDVNRVTVALVGLLAGPLLFGRGVRRPMLGGTIRERRTLVALVVAASVLGPVFAAFSPHSIGPLSALRELFEQVPYSPRELVDVCADPALHDECRKGQQALRLSGVGPLVANLLPSILLLIGAEGLRRGRRAAWLLSVGGHTVLVAVAAASTIVRVTQQDETRSLLYGIHRHSSLSMELAPLLALVTVLAVLLLTRTLFDVRAPQGTYRRVWATTAVAAGIALVTYVVVSTLAADGFDRDPGLGTVLRDAPRRLLPPVYLQLFEPPVMPLDTAATLLFEWTGVIIWVAFCVLMLRSFLVPPLGVDLGTEQRVRELLRDPGGGSLSWMTTWAGNRYWFTGDGRHAVAYRVHSGVALTTADPIGERSLLTETVDEFAAYCLGNGWTPCFYTVGEEIAVIARDHGWTCLQVAEETVVDLENLAFKGKKFQDIRTALNRAAKEGIEARWTTFAAAPLSVTEQIVDISEEWVADKGLPEMGFTLGGLAELRDPEVRLLLALDANEHVHAVTSWMPVYRGGKVVGLTLDFMRRRSDGFRPSMEFLIASAARSAGEQGLEFLSLSGAPLASANNGSSGLDRGALDALLDLLGRTLEPVYGFRSLLAFKAKFQPRYRPLYMVFPDPAALPAIGIAVGRAYLPHMSLEEGGRLVTHLLRR; encoded by the coding sequence ATGGCTCGCACAACGGCTCGGGCTCGGCAACTGATGTCCCGCGCTGGGGCGGCGATACTCCGGGCACCCGTGTCGTGCGGATTGCTCGTGCTGATCTGGTTCCTGGCGGTCACCACCGGTTCGACGCAGAGCGGCCCGCCGCGCGCGACGGCATCCGAGGTGTCGCTGGGGATCCCGAACATCGCGGACGGACATCTGTGGACGCTGTGGACTTCGGGGCTGTTCGCCTCCGGTCTCGGTGAGTACGTGCTCGGAAGCATTGCGATCCTCGCCGTCGCGGTGCCGGTCGAACGTCGCATCGGCAGTCGCAGGTTCACACTCGCCGCGCTCGTCGCGCAGGGCCTGGGTGCGACACTCGCGTTGCTCGTGGCCCACGTCGCCTCGCTGGTGCCGAACGTGTGGGGACGGGAACTGCACACCCACCTCACCGAGGACCCGGTGGCCTGGGTGCTCGGCGTCCTGCTCGCCTCCACCGCTGCGATGGGCACCTTGTGGCGTCGCCGCATCCGGACCCTCCTGCTGGTGTTCCTGGTGACCGCAGCACTGTTCGCCGGGCACCTGCAGGACGTGAACAGGGTGACGGTCGCGCTGGTCGGGTTGCTCGCCGGCCCGCTCCTGTTCGGCCGCGGTGTGCGCCGTCCGATGCTCGGCGGCACCATCCGGGAACGCCGCACGCTCGTCGCACTCGTCGTCGCCGCGAGCGTGCTCGGCCCGGTCTTCGCGGCGTTCTCCCCGCATTCGATCGGTCCGCTGTCCGCGCTACGCGAACTGTTCGAGCAGGTTCCCTACAGTCCACGAGAACTGGTCGACGTGTGCGCGGATCCGGCGCTGCACGACGAGTGCCGGAAAGGGCAGCAGGCCCTGCGCCTGTCGGGAGTCGGCCCACTGGTGGCCAACCTCCTGCCGTCGATTCTGCTGCTGATCGGTGCCGAAGGGTTGCGTCGAGGACGGCGGGCGGCATGGTTGCTCTCGGTGGGAGGACACACCGTGCTGGTCGCCGTGGCTGCCGCGAGCACGATCGTCCGCGTGACCCAACAGGACGAGACCCGTTCGCTGCTGTACGGCATCCACCGCCACAGTTCTCTGTCCATGGAACTCGCACCGCTGCTCGCACTGGTCACCGTGCTCGCTGTGTTGCTGCTGACTCGCACCCTGTTCGATGTCCGCGCACCCCAGGGAACCTATCGCCGGGTATGGGCCACAACCGCGGTGGCCGCAGGCATCGCGCTCGTGACGTACGTGGTGGTGAGCACGCTGGCGGCCGACGGATTCGACCGTGATCCCGGCCTCGGCACTGTGCTCCGCGACGCACCTCGGCGGCTCCTTCCGCCGGTCTACCTCCAGCTCTTCGAACCTCCCGTCATGCCACTCGACACCGCGGCCACCCTGCTGTTCGAGTGGACCGGCGTGATCATCTGGGTCGCATTCTGCGTCCTGATGCTGCGCAGCTTCCTTGTTCCGCCCCTCGGGGTCGACCTCGGTACCGAGCAACGGGTGCGAGAACTTCTGCGCGATCCGGGCGGCGGATCACTGTCGTGGATGACGACCTGGGCTGGGAACCGGTACTGGTTCACCGGTGACGGCCGGCACGCCGTGGCATATCGGGTGCATTCGGGGGTCGCGTTGACCACGGCCGATCCGATCGGTGAGCGCTCATTGCTGACCGAGACGGTCGACGAGTTCGCGGCCTACTGTCTCGGCAACGGATGGACACCCTGCTTCTATACGGTGGGGGAGGAAATCGCCGTGATCGCCCGGGACCACGGTTGGACCTGCCTGCAGGTCGCCGAGGAGACCGTTGTGGATCTCGAGAATCTCGCCTTCAAGGGCAAGAAGTTCCAGGACATCCGCACTGCGCTCAATCGCGCCGCGAAGGAGGGGATCGAGGCGAGGTGGACGACCTTCGCCGCCGCGCCGCTGTCGGTGACCGAGCAGATCGTCGACATCTCCGAGGAGTGGGTGGCCGACAAGGGACTGCCGGAGATGGGGTTCACGCTCGGAGGGCTCGCCGAACTGCGGGACCCCGAAGTCCGGTTGCTGCTCGCGCTCGATGCGAACGAACACGTCCATGCCGTCACCTCGTGGATGCCGGTCTACCGGGGCGGGAAAGTCGTCGGTCTGACACTGGATTTCATGCGACGACGCTCCGACGGTTTCCGACCCTCGATGGAATTCCTCATCGCCTCTGCGGCACGCTCTGCCGGGGAACAGGGACTCGAATTCCTGAGCCTGTCGGGTGCGCCGCTGGCGAGCGCGAACAACGGCTCGTCCGGACTCGACCGCGGCGCCCTCGATGCTCTGCTCGACCTGCTCGGTCGCACCCTCGAACCGGTCTACGGTTTCCGGTCGCTGCTGGCGTTCAAGGCGAAGTTCCAGCCCCGCTACCGTCCGCTCTACATGGTGTTCCCGGACCCGGCGGCGCTACCGGCGATCGGGATCGCGGTCGGTCGTGCCTACCTTCCGCACATGTCGCTCGAAGAGGGCGGCCGGCTGGTCACTCACCTGTTGCGCCGATGA
- a CDS encoding DUF427 domain-containing protein has product MAARKTAVLRRPSETDDYLYEPVDRRIRGEWFGRTVVDSTRAVLVWAPGKPVPFYAFPREDVRLDLIAASLSPSRSRQDVWQWYDIVVRDHRAYSPVCQLDVDGLDDRLVFQWFRWGETGPGDDVDEGERWFEEETEVFTHPRDPYHRVDALRSSRHVRVTIGDVVVAETRNPVLVFETGLPTRYYLPPEDVDFSVLEESEWRTSCPYKGVARYWSFSGTPPADNVAWSYPEPFPGMESIEGYVCFYDDAAEIMVEE; this is encoded by the coding sequence ATGGCTGCCCGCAAGACCGCTGTGCTCCGACGGCCGTCGGAGACCGACGACTACCTCTACGAACCCGTCGATCGCCGGATCAGAGGTGAGTGGTTCGGCCGGACGGTCGTCGACAGCACCCGGGCCGTGCTGGTGTGGGCACCCGGCAAGCCCGTTCCGTTCTATGCCTTCCCTCGCGAGGACGTCCGGCTCGACCTGATCGCGGCTTCCCTGTCGCCGAGCCGCTCCCGGCAGGACGTCTGGCAGTGGTACGACATCGTCGTCCGCGACCATCGGGCCTATTCACCGGTCTGCCAGCTCGACGTCGACGGTCTCGACGACCGTCTCGTCTTCCAGTGGTTCCGGTGGGGCGAGACGGGGCCGGGCGACGATGTCGACGAGGGCGAACGGTGGTTCGAGGAGGAGACCGAAGTGTTCACCCATCCACGCGACCCCTATCACCGCGTCGACGCCCTGCGCAGCTCCCGGCACGTGCGGGTGACCATCGGCGACGTCGTGGTCGCCGAGACCCGCAACCCCGTGCTCGTGTTCGAGACCGGCCTCCCGACCCGCTACTACCTCCCTCCCGAGGACGTCGATTTCTCGGTGCTCGAGGAATCCGAGTGGCGGACGAGCTGCCCCTACAAGGGCGTCGCCCGGTACTGGTCGTTCTCCGGCACGCCGCCCGCGGACAACGTCGCATGGTCGTATCCCGAGCCGTTCCCCGGAATGGAGTCCATCGAGGGGTACGTGTGCTTCTACGACGACGCCGCGGAGATCATGGTCGAGGAGTGA